A segment of the Bacteroidales bacterium genome:
TTGAATTAATATCTTGTATTTGCAATTGTTCGTAATATCCAGCTGTTTTGCTAAATGGGAAGCCGCTTCCAAAATTCCAACGTGCACTGAGTTCCCAATCGAGGTTTTTACCTAATGTACGAGTTGCTACTAAATTTATATTATGCCTGCGATCGTAAATAGGTACATAATTAACAAATCCATCGTAACGATCGACATAGCCCAATGAATAAGCCACCCAAAAATAGGTACGTTTATATTCATATTTTAATGTAACATCGACTCCATAGGCATTTCCATTTTCAACAATAAAATCTTTTTTAAGTAAATCTGGGACTTGCCAATTATCGCCAGAATCTTCGAATATTTTATTGCGGTTAATATTGGTTAGTTGTATATTACGTTTAAAATATCCTTCAATGTTTAAGTCAATATTTTTAAATAAATCGTATTCAAATCCAGAAACAATATGATAAGCACGTTGTAAAGATGATGTAACCTCTTTGCCATCAAAAGTAGTAGGTAAATCGCCTACTTCGGGGCTACTTAAAAAGCCGTAAAACAAATTTACTACGTCTCTATCGCTATTAGCACTTATAAAATTTTGGGAATATAAACCACTAGCCATTTTTAAGCGTAGTTTATTATTAACATTGTATTTTAATCCTAAACGTGGTTCAGGCGAAAACTTAGATAATGATGCATAATATTGAATGCGTAAACCTGGCTCAATTACCAAATGATCGGTTGCTATTTTGTACTTTACAAAAGCTGCTAATTCGGTTGTATTTTGTACCTGATCTATTTTTTTACCTACAGAATTGTAATAATTAAAATCGGTTTTAAATCCATAAGTTTCTACGCCATAATTTAATTCATTGCGTCCTATAAAATAATTGAACGAAAGCCCTAAATTAAATCCGTCAATCAAACTGGAACGTGGTAAAGCATCTGTTTCTTTAAGTGTAATGTCGTAATTAGAGTAACTAAAATTAACTTTAAATAAAAATGGTGATCCGGCAGGTACAAGAATAATATTTGAACCTATTCCACTCGATTTCCATTTAAAGTTCGATAAAGCTTTATATTTTACGTTATCGTTAAAATGAAAGCCAAACAAATTGATTTTACTTCCATTTTCTGTATTAAGCGATAATTTACCATAAAAATCGTTGAATGCAAAAGGAATACCAGCCGAATCTACATAAGAGTAGAGAATTTTGGACGATTCTCGAATATATGATGTTTTTCCTGAAAACACATACGAAAGCGAGGTTTTTGATTGATCATCGGTTTTAAATATAGGTCCTTCTAATACAAGCTTTGAGCCAAAAGTACTAGCCGATATTTTTCCCGATTGACGATTACGGTTGCCATCTTTAGTAGTAATATCCATAACAGACGAAATACGTCCACCATATTCGGCATTAAATCCTCCTGTAAAAACATCGGCATTGCGTATAAGATCGGAATCGAAAACAGAAAAAAAGCCAATAGAATGAAATGGGTTATATACCACCATTCCATCGAGCAAAACTTTGTTTTGTATGGGCGAGCCACCTCTAATATAGAGTTGACCGCCTTGGTCGCCAGTAAAAATTACACCGGGCAATACCTGTACATATTGTGCAAAATCGGGTTCACTTCCGACACTTGGAATGCGTTCAATCTGTTTAGGCGAAATTTTATTTACAGAAATTCGCACTTGTTCTGTTTTTTCTGTTTTTTCGGCCGAAACCTCAAACTCATTTAACAAAACAGACGATTCCGTTAGGTATATTTTCTTTGTTACAATTTCTTTATCTTTGACTGTAACCTGAATGGTTGCTGTGTCGTAACCTATATACAAAACCTTAATGGTATAAGTACCTGGTTGTAGTTTTGTAAAGCTAAAAAATCCGTTTATATCGGTTGTTGTACCATATTTTGTATTCTTAATAAGCACATTGGCAAACATAATGGCTTCTCCGTTCGACTTGTCGTAAACAAAACCACGTATGGTCGATTGTGCTATGCTTATCAATGGTAATATAGCAATTGATAATAATAATAAAAGCTTAAAATATATATATTTCATTTTTGTTATTTTAGCTTTGTTATATTTAAATTTGTTTAAGCATATTATCGATATATTTAATTTGTTCTTTAAGTACATCTGTTTGTTTACGACCTTCTTCAATTTTCTTTTTGAAGTCGGCAATTAAACTATCAGCATTTTTAGATTTGGAGAAAAAACCAATATTGTTTTCGAGTACTTTTAAATCATTTTCAAGTTTATGCAACTCTTTGGCAATTAAAGTGCGTTCTTGTTGCAATTTTTCTTTTGAGTTGGGTGAATTGAGTATTGAATCAATTTTTAATTTAAAATTAAGAATTCCTTTCTTTTTATCGTCAATTTTAAGGTTAGCATATAATTTTTGTACTGCTTTTTTATATCGTTGTTGAATTTCTTCTTGTTTATTTTCGGGTAATGGTCCAATTTCAAACCATTCTTTTTGCAATTGACGAACATGGTTCAAATCTTGTTCTGGGTTTTCGGTAAATTCAAAATTTTCGAGTTGTTTTAACAATTCGATTTTTTTATTCAAATTCTCTTCGAGCAAATTTTCAATAGAATCGAAATGTTTGGCTTTTCTATCAAAAAATTCATTGCATGCTGCTCTAAATCGTTGCCAAATAGCATCCGAATCTTTACGTGAAACGGGACCAATTTTTTTCCATTCTTTTTGCAAGTTGATGATCTCAATCGTTGTTTTTTTCCAATCAGTGCTATCTTTTAATGCTTCAACACGAATGCATAAATCGGTTTTTAATTGTAAATTTTTATTTTCTTCTTCGCTTTTTTGTGTATAATATTCTTTTTTCGCTGCAAAAAATTGGTCGAGTGCTGCTCTAAAGCGTTTGTAAATAGGAGCATTTTCTGATTTTGGTACCATTCCAATTGTTCTCCAACGTTGTTGAAGATCAATCATTTGTTTTGTAGCTTCTTCCCATTCTTTATATCGATTATATATTTTATTAGCTATTTCTTCGGCAATCTCGCATAAAATAGTTTTTGCTTTAAGATTATTTTCTTCTTCTTCGCGACGTTTATTAAAAAAATCTTGATGATTTTTATGAATTTTGTGGGTAGCTTCTTTAAATCGTTCCCATATTTCTTCTTTTTTATCTGGGTAAACAGGTCCTATTTCGCGCCAACGTTCGTGTAAAATTTGGAGCTGTCCTAATGCTTTTACAACGTTTTCCTCGAGTATAAGCTGTTCAGCTTTTTCGCAAAGTTCTATTTTTGCTTCTAGATTACGTTTTAAATCGTAATCGCGAGCTTCTTGATTCAGTTTTAACCAATTGTAAAAATTATCGCGAGCCAGGTTATATTTATTATAAATATCTTTTACAAACTGTTGTGGAACAACACCAATTTCTTTCCACTGGCGATTTAGTTCATGAAATTCATCCATTGTTGATTTTAACGATTCGGGCTTAGTGGTTAGTTCATTTATTTTTTCAATTATTTCGAGCTTTTTTTGATAATTTTCTTTTTTCTGACGTTCAATTTCTTCTATTAATTCCTGTCTTTTATCGCGGTATGCGTTATAGAGTTCTTTAAATACAGGTTCTAATTCATCGGTTTGAGGTTGAAACTCTTCGGCAACTCCACCTTCTGCAATAAACTTTTTTTTAAGTTCATCGTTTTCTTGTTTTATTTTTTTGTAAAAATGAGTCCGAATTTGTTCTACTTCGTTTTTGTTTTGAGTAATATTTGATTGAGTTAAAATTTCTTTAAACTTATTTATTAGTTCTTGTTTTGATAACGATGCATAATCAACAACGGTAAGGTTCATTATAGTATCGGTAATTTCATCCGACTCGTTGGTTTCGGTCTCAATAATGGGTTCTTCATCTATTTGAGCTTGAAAAATTGGTTCATTCTCAGACATGGATAATGCATTTTCTTCTTGAACCTCATTAGCATTTAAATTAGTTTTGTCGTTAATGTTAGTAGTTTCCATAAGAGCATTAAAATTAAAGTTTCGAAATTACTTATTTTGTATTAATTTAGCAAAGGCATATTTTTTTAGTATGTATTTTTTTCTTGACTAACTTTTTCTATTTTTTCAATATTATATCCTAATTCCTTTGCTTTATTTAGAAGAAATTGATAGGTATTATCGTCTATTTTAGGTTTATCAGCTAATATCCATAAATATTTTTTACTTGGTCCTCCGACAATAGCTATTGTATAATCATGATCGAGGTATTCAATCCAATAAGGAGCAGCAAATGGCCAAAAAAAACGGACTTTAAGTTTATTGCTTTCATTAAGATTAGGAATCCAAGCAATACCTTTAATTTGCTTTAGTTTATTTTGGGCATTATATCCTTTGTTTAGAACTGATATTTTTCCATTAGGCAGAATTTGATAAGTAGCAGAAACATGAGTTAATTTTTTTTCAAATCGATGAGGGAAACGGCCTATTTCGTACCATGTTTTAGCATACTTATTAATATCCACATTATTCATATTTTCTATTTTAGGTTGAGCAGATAATAATAAGGTTAATAATAAAAAGCTAAAAAGACAAAAGATTCTATTCATTATTTTCTAATAATACCTTTAATATTTTTATAGCCGCTTGTGCAATGGGTGTTCCAGGACCAAAAATACCTACAACTCCTAAATTGTATAAATAGTCGTAATCTTGTGGTGGTATAACACCTCCAACAATTACAAAAATATCTTCGCGACCGAGTTTTTTTAATTCTTCCATTACTTGTGGTACTAATGTTTTGTGTCCGGCAGCTAAACTCGAAACGCCCAATATATGTACGTCATTTTCTACAGCTTGTTTTGCTGCTTCGGCAGGTGTTTGGAAAAGTGGTCCCATATCTACATCAAATCCCATATCGGCATAGGCTGTTGCAACCACTTTGGCTCCACGGTCGTGTCCATCTTGTCCCATTTTGGCAATCATGATACGCGGACGGCGTCCTTCTTTTTGTGCAAATAAGTCGGTTAAACGTTTTGCTTCTTTAAAATCTTCATTATCTTGAGTTTCTGAGCTATAAACACCAGATATCATACGAATATTTGCTTTATATCGTCCATAAACTTTTTCCATTGCATACGAAATTTCGCCTAAAGTAGCTCTTTTAGCCGCTGCATCGACAGCTAATTCTAATAAGTTTCCTTCGCCAGTAGCACAAGCATTGGTAATAGCATCGAGTGCTTTTTGCACTGCCATGTTATCTCTGTTAGCTTTTAATTCATTAAGTCTTCGTATTTGTGCTTCACGAACAGCTGTATTGTCGACTTCAAGAATTTCGATTGGAGCTTCTTTTTCTAAACGATATTTATTTACACCAACAATAATTTCTTTGCCCGAATCGATTTTTGCTTGCTTACGAGCAGCAGCTTCCTCGATGCGCATCTTAGGAATGCCTGTTTCAATAGCTTTAGCCATTCCGCCAAGTTCTTCAATTTCTTGAATCAATGCCCATGCTTTGTGAGCTATTTCGTTTGTTAAATATTCAACATAATACGAACCGCCCCAAGGATCAACCGATTTGCAAATGTAAGTTTCTTCTTGTAAATAAATTTGTGTATTACGTGCAATACGTGCCGAGAAATCAGTAGGTAATGCAATAGCCTCGTCTAATGCGTTCGTATGAAGCGATTGAGTATGACCTAAAGCAGCTCCTAAAGCCTCAATACAAGTACGAGCCACATTGTTAAATGGGTCTTGTTCGGTTAGGCTCCAACCTGAAGTTTGGCAGTGAGTACGCAAAGCTAACGATTTTGGATTTTTGGGGTTGAATTGTTTAACAATTTTTGCCCATAACATACGTGCAGCTCGCATTTTAGCAATTTCCATAAAGTGGTTCATGCCTACTCCCCAGAAAAATGACAATCGTGGTGCAAAATCGTCGATATTCATTCCTGCCTTTATACCTGTACGCAAGTATTCTAATCCATCAGCTAAGGTATATGCCAATTCTATATCGGCAGTAGCTCCAGCTTCTTGCATATGATAGCCAGAAATACTGATGCTATTGAATTTGGGCATATTTTGCGATGTATATTTAAAAATATCGGCAATAATTCGCATCGATGGTTCAGGAGGGTATATGTAAGTATTGCGTACCATAAATTCTTTGAGTATGTCGTTTTGTATAGTTCCCGAAAGTTCTTCGAGCTTTGCTCCTTGTTCGAGTGCCGTAACGATATAAAAAGCCAAAATAGGGATTACGGCTCCATTCATAGTCATCGAAACCGACATCTTATTCAATGGGATTTGATCGAATAAGATTTTCATATCGAGCACTGAATCAATAGCCACACCAGCTTTGCCCACATCGCCTACTACGCGTTCGTGATCGCTATCATATCCACGATGGGTAGCCAAGTCGAAAGCGACCGACAACCCCATTTGCCCAGCAGCTAAATTACGACGATAAAAAGCATTGGATTCTTCGGCGGTCGAAAAACCTGCATATTGTCGTATGGTCCAAGGTTTCATTACATACATGGTCGAATATGGACCTCGTAGATAAGGAGGTAAACCAGCAGCGTAGTCTAAATGCTCTAATTCTTCGATATCAGTTAAAGTATAAAGATTTTTAATGTTTATTTGTTCAGCAGTTAACCACGAATCATCGTTTTTATTTACTTTAACTGTATGGGATGATTGTTGGATATTTATTTTATGAAAATTTGGCTTCATACTTTCTTATTTTTAATTATTGGCAACTCGTAATTTTTTAATTTTTAATTACAATCTGTTTTACGATAGATTGAAATTGTTTTAATGTTTCTAGTACATTTGATTTAATATGAATGTAATGTTGCAATCCCAATGTTTTAAAATGTTCGATATAATCTTTGGGAAATCCTGCCAAAACAAGAATAGTCTCATTTTTTAATGCCTCAATAATAACAGGCACAATTTCAGGATATTCTTCATCACTGGAGCAAATTACAACGAATTCTGGTTTTGTTTTACGAACTTCATCAATTCCTTGTTGAATAGTAGAAAATCCAGGATTATCAATTATTTCAAATCCAGCACATCCAAAGAAGTTGATACTAAAATTGGCTCGAGCTTTACGCATAGCAAGGTTGCCATAAGTAAATAAGAAAACTTTAGGGCGACGTTTCATTTTTTCAGTTTCGAGACGCAAATCTTCAAAAGCTTGAGCTCCACGATAAAGTTTTATGGGCTTATTAACAGTAGGCTTACCCGAAGGCATTAAGCCTGCCATTAAACAAGGCACCACTTGTTGAGATATATTTTCTTTTAAATTTGGATATTGATTAGTTCCCAGCAATATTTCTTGACGCATGGCAATATGCATATCGCGTTTTTGCTGAGTATTTTCAATCATTTCTTGTATTTTGCCTTCTTTAAATGCAGCAATATACCCTCCCATATCCTGTATTTGCATAAAGAGTTTCCAGCCTTCTTCAATGAGTGAATTGGTAAGTGATTCGATATAATACGAGCCACCTGCAGGGTCAATTACTTTATCGAGATGTGCTTCTTCTTTTAAAATAAGTTGAATATTACGAGCTAAATGTTGCGAAAAAGCGTCGGAACTCTTGTAAATGGCATCAAATGGTCGTACAGTAAGCGAATCGGTACCACCTAATACTGCCGACATTGCTTCTGTAGTATTTCTTAACAAATTAACATATGGGTCGTAAGCTGTTTTATTCCAATTTGATGTTATAGTATGTATGTAAATAGGTAAATCTTCTGATTTTTGATCAAAAGCTTCTAATAATTTTCCCCATAAATAGCGAATGGCTCTGAGCTTTGCAATTTCCATAAAGTAATTGGAGCCAACACCCATATTGAGGCTTATTAAGTTTGCAATTTCTTCAATAGCGTGTTTTTCGTTTTCGCTAAGCTTTGTAAAATATTCGGCAGCTATAGCTAAACTCAATGCAATTTCTTGAACTATGGTAGAACCTGCATTTTGGAAGAAATAACCATTTATGCCAATAAGCTTACCTTTTTGAACAACTTGTTTAAAAAATTTTATAAGTGAACTTAACTGTTCAAAAGTATTCTCTTCTGAAACAAAAAAGTTACCATTTAAAGTTAAATGCCCAATAGGATCGTAATCAAAGCTAACGTTTAATTTTGTTTTATCGAGTTTTTGTTTTTTTATTTCTTCATCGAGCATAGAAAGAATAACGCCTGTACTACATCCACTCACAAATCGAATAGGAGTTGTCTCTAAATTTATGCCATTAACCAATTCAGAAAACTCACTTTGTTTTTGGAATAAGTGTACTAAATCGTAATGAATTTTTTCTTGAATTATAAATTCAATTCCTTCAGCTCCTTTATTTAAAGCTTCTATAGCTTGTTTGTTAGCATTTTGAATGTTGCCTACATATACTTCTTCGAAAATAATCCAATTGTTATTTTGGGTTTTATGACTCCTGTAAAGAGGTAAATTTTTATCGTCGTGCTTAATCCAGGGTATCGATTCAATATCTTCTTTACGATAGTATGGTTTTACAGTAATACCCTCGTTCGATTTCCATATTAATTTTTTTTCGTAATCGGCACCTTTCAATTCTTTGATAATAATTTCTTCCCACTGCTGAGTTGTAATAGGAGGAAATTCGCTAAACAATTTTTGCTTCGTACTCATATTGATTTTGAATTTAACCGCAAAGTTAGCTATTCTATCTAAATGAAGATATGTTTTTTATCAGTAAAATGATAACTATTTTAGTTATAGTTTTGTTTTACCTATTTTTGTTTATGGTTTATCTTTTATCAATAGATAACCAGAAAAACTAATGGGTATATTGGTTTTATTTTCTATATCATATTCCATTCGATTTAAAATAAATTCATATCTATAAGTAGAACCAAATATTTCTTTCCTTAGATGTTCGGATTTTAAATTGATAGAGTTTGAATGTTTTGAAAGTGGAGTATATTTGTTTAATTCATTAACAAAGGCATGTAAATTTAATATTGTTTCGAGCTTATTATTTAATTTAATCAATAAACAACCTGTCTTTTTTTGCAACGATAATTCGAGATTTAAACTATCATTAAGCTGAAAGTTTTGTTTATATGCAATTACTTCGTTATTAGAATAAACATTCAAAAAACAAATAAACAAAGAACTATCAACCTTTAATGAGCTATTAACATCATTGGTATAAAATTCATAATTTGATGAATATTTATTAGCAAAATAATAAGGATTAAATGTTAAACCTACACTCGAAAACAATTCTGACATTTTATCATAATA
Coding sequences within it:
- a CDS encoding DUF349 domain-containing protein, which produces METTNINDKTNLNANEVQEENALSMSENEPIFQAQIDEEPIIETETNESDEITDTIMNLTVVDYASLSKQELINKFKEILTQSNITQNKNEVEQIRTHFYKKIKQENDELKKKFIAEGGVAEEFQPQTDELEPVFKELYNAYRDKRQELIEEIERQKKENYQKKLEIIEKINELTTKPESLKSTMDEFHELNRQWKEIGVVPQQFVKDIYNKYNLARDNFYNWLKLNQEARDYDLKRNLEAKIELCEKAEQLILEENVVKALGQLQILHERWREIGPVYPDKKEEIWERFKEATHKIHKNHQDFFNKRREEEENNLKAKTILCEIAEEIANKIYNRYKEWEEATKQMIDLQQRWRTIGMVPKSENAPIYKRFRAALDQFFAAKKEYYTQKSEEENKNLQLKTDLCIRVEALKDSTDWKKTTIEIINLQKEWKKIGPVSRKDSDAIWQRFRAACNEFFDRKAKHFDSIENLLEENLNKKIELLKQLENFEFTENPEQDLNHVRQLQKEWFEIGPLPENKQEEIQQRYKKAVQKLYANLKIDDKKKGILNFKLKIDSILNSPNSKEKLQQERTLIAKELHKLENDLKVLENNIGFFSKSKNADSLIADFKKKIEEGRKQTDVLKEQIKYIDNMLKQI
- a CDS encoding methylmalonyl-CoA mutase small subunit, producing MSTKQKLFSEFPPITTQQWEEIIIKELKGADYEKKLIWKSNEGITVKPYYRKEDIESIPWIKHDDKNLPLYRSHKTQNNNWIIFEEVYVGNIQNANKQAIEALNKGAEGIEFIIQEKIHYDLVHLFQKQSEFSELVNGINLETTPIRFVSGCSTGVILSMLDEEIKKQKLDKTKLNVSFDYDPIGHLTLNGNFFVSEENTFEQLSSLIKFFKQVVQKGKLIGINGYFFQNAGSTIVQEIALSLAIAAEYFTKLSENEKHAIEEIANLISLNMGVGSNYFMEIAKLRAIRYLWGKLLEAFDQKSEDLPIYIHTITSNWNKTAYDPYVNLLRNTTEAMSAVLGGTDSLTVRPFDAIYKSSDAFSQHLARNIQLILKEEAHLDKVIDPAGGSYYIESLTNSLIEEGWKLFMQIQDMGGYIAAFKEGKIQEMIENTQQKRDMHIAMRQEILLGTNQYPNLKENISQQVVPCLMAGLMPSGKPTVNKPIKLYRGAQAFEDLRLETEKMKRRPKVFLFTYGNLAMRKARANFSINFFGCAGFEIIDNPGFSTIQQGIDEVRKTKPEFVVICSSDEEYPEIVPVIIEALKNETILVLAGFPKDYIEHFKTLGLQHYIHIKSNVLETLKQFQSIVKQIVIKN
- a CDS encoding TonB-dependent receptor is translated as MKYIYFKLLLLLSIAILPLISIAQSTIRGFVYDKSNGEAIMFANVLIKNTKYGTTTDINGFFSFTKLQPGTYTIKVLYIGYDTATIQVTVKDKEIVTKKIYLTESSVLLNEFEVSAEKTEKTEQVRISVNKISPKQIERIPSVGSEPDFAQYVQVLPGVIFTGDQGGQLYIRGGSPIQNKVLLDGMVVYNPFHSIGFFSVFDSDLIRNADVFTGGFNAEYGGRISSVMDITTKDGNRNRQSGKISASTFGSKLVLEGPIFKTDDQSKTSLSYVFSGKTSYIRESSKILYSYVDSAGIPFAFNDFYGKLSLNTENGSKINLFGFHFNDNVKYKALSNFKWKSSGIGSNIILVPAGSPFLFKVNFSYSNYDITLKETDALPRSSLIDGFNLGLSFNYFIGRNELNYGVETYGFKTDFNYYNSVGKKIDQVQNTTELAAFVKYKIATDHLVIEPGLRIQYYASLSKFSPEPRLGLKYNVNNKLRLKMASGLYSQNFISANSDRDVVNLFYGFLSSPEVGDLPTTFDGKEVTSSLQRAYHIVSGFEYDLFKNIDLNIEGYFKRNIQLTNINRNKIFEDSGDNWQVPDLLKKDFIVENGNAYGVDVTLKYEYKRTYFWVAYSLGYVDRYDGFVNYVPIYDRRHNINLVATRTLGKNLDWELSARWNFGSGFPFSKTAGYYEQLQIQDINSSLASTNALLGILYGNLNEGRLPSYHRLDLTLKKTIEFSKNSTLEITLSCTNVYNRENIFYYDRIANKRVNQLPIIPSIGANLTF
- a CDS encoding lipocalin family protein; its protein translation is MNRIFCLFSFLLLTLLLSAQPKIENMNNVDINKYAKTWYEIGRFPHRFEKKLTHVSATYQILPNGKISVLNKGYNAQNKLKQIKGIAWIPNLNESNKLKVRFFWPFAAPYWIEYLDHDYTIAIVGGPSKKYLWILADKPKIDDNTYQFLLNKAKELGYNIEKIEKVSQEKNTY
- the scpA gene encoding methylmalonyl-CoA mutase is translated as MKPNFHKINIQQSSHTVKVNKNDDSWLTAEQINIKNLYTLTDIEELEHLDYAAGLPPYLRGPYSTMYVMKPWTIRQYAGFSTAEESNAFYRRNLAAGQMGLSVAFDLATHRGYDSDHERVVGDVGKAGVAIDSVLDMKILFDQIPLNKMSVSMTMNGAVIPILAFYIVTALEQGAKLEELSGTIQNDILKEFMVRNTYIYPPEPSMRIIADIFKYTSQNMPKFNSISISGYHMQEAGATADIELAYTLADGLEYLRTGIKAGMNIDDFAPRLSFFWGVGMNHFMEIAKMRAARMLWAKIVKQFNPKNPKSLALRTHCQTSGWSLTEQDPFNNVARTCIEALGAALGHTQSLHTNALDEAIALPTDFSARIARNTQIYLQEETYICKSVDPWGGSYYVEYLTNEIAHKAWALIQEIEELGGMAKAIETGIPKMRIEEAAARKQAKIDSGKEIIVGVNKYRLEKEAPIEILEVDNTAVREAQIRRLNELKANRDNMAVQKALDAITNACATGEGNLLELAVDAAAKRATLGEISYAMEKVYGRYKANIRMISGVYSSETQDNEDFKEAKRLTDLFAQKEGRRPRIMIAKMGQDGHDRGAKVVATAYADMGFDVDMGPLFQTPAEAAKQAVENDVHILGVSSLAAGHKTLVPQVMEELKKLGREDIFVIVGGVIPPQDYDYLYNLGVVGIFGPGTPIAQAAIKILKVLLENNE